The genomic window GGTCTTCGGGCTCTGACCCGGGGGGTGCTCCCCGGGCCGTCGCCGGCCAGGGTGCCCAGACTCCCGCCGCGCGGGCCCGTCTGCCACCATTCGTGGGCAGCACGTCGAGGGGTTGGGGGCACGGGTGCGGATCCTCCTGGTCGAGGACGACCGTCGGGTGGCCGCCGCCCTGTCGTCCGCGCTCACCCGACGCGGGTACGAGGTGGAACACGCGGCCACCGTCGCCGCCGCGCTCTCCGCCGCCCCCTGCGACCTGGTGCTGCTCGACCTGACCCTGCCCGACGGCGACGGCACCGACCTGTGCCGGGAGCTGCGCCGGCGCAGCAGCACGCTCGGCATCATCGCGGTGACCGCCCGCGGCGAGGAACGCGACCGGGTGCTCGGCCTGCGGCTCGGCGCGGACGACTACGTGGTCAAGCCGTTCTCGATGGTGGAGCTGCAGGCCCGGATCGAGGCGGTGCTGCGCCGGGCGGCCCACACCGCCCCGGAGCGGAACCTGATCGAGGTTGGCGTGATCCGCATCGACGTGGGCGGGCGGACGGTGAGCGTGGCCGGTCGACCGGTCGCCCTCACCCGCAAGGAGTTCGACATCCTGGTCTCCCTCGCCCGGCAGCCCGGGGTGGCCGTCCCCCGGGACCGGATCCTGCTCGACGTCTGGGGCACCACCTGGGCCGACCGGCACACCGTGGAGGTGCACGTCGGCTCGCTGCGCGGCAAGCTCGGCGACCCGACCCTGGTGGAGACGGTCCGTGGGGTCGGCTACCGGCTCCGCGGCGAGTGAGGAGGCCGGGTGCGTCGTCGGCTGGTGATCAGCTACCTGCTGCTGATGGTGCTGGTGCTCCTGGCGCTGGAGACGCCGCTGGCGGCCACCCTGGCCAGCCGCGAGACCGACCGGGTCCGCGCGGACCGGCTCGCCGACGCCACCCGCTTCGCCTCGCTGGCCGGTCCGGCGCTGCGCGGCGGGGGACCCGGCCCGCTCGACGGTGAGCTGGGCGCCTATGACGAGCTGTACGGCATCGGCGCGGCGGTGGTCGACCGGGACGGCCGCACGGTGGTCGCCTCCACGAGCTGGCGACCCGGCCACGGCACCGCGTCGGCGCTGGACACCGCGCTCTCCGGGCAGCAGTTCAGCGGGCCCGAGTCGGTGTGGCCCTGGGCGGACGGGCCGGTGGTGGTGGCGGTCCCGATCAACGACGGCGGCGAGGTGCTGGGGGCGGTGGTGACCGCCACCCCGGTCGACCGGGTCCGGCGTACCGTCACCTCCTGGTGGCTGCTGCTCGCCGGGATGGGCCTGCTCGCGGTGCTGGCCTGCGTCTCCACCGCGTTCGGGCTGGCCGGCTGGGTGCTGCGCCCGGTCACCGAGCTGGACGCGGTGACCCACGAGATCGCCGAGGGCGACCGGGGCGCCCGGGTGCGCCCGCGGCTGGGCCCGCCGGAGCTGCGCCGGCTCGCGGCCAGCTTCAACAACATGGCCGACGCGGTCTCCGACGTGATGGACCGGCAGCGCGCCTTCGTCGCGCACGCCAGCCACCAGCTGCGCAACCCGCTGACCGCGCTGCGGCTGCGGGTGGAGGAGCTCGGGCCGAGCCTCACCGACCCGGACGGCCGCGCCGAGCACCGCCTGGCGCTGGAGGAGACCGACCGGCTGGCCCGGGTGCTCGACGCGCTGCTCACCCTGGCCCGGGCGGAACGCGAGGAGAACCAGCGGGTCACCGTGGACGCCGCCGAGCTGGCCGCCTCCCGGGTGACCGCCTGGCAGCCGCTGGCCCGGCACCGGTCGGTCGCCCTCCGGCTGGTCACCGTCGACGCCCCCGCGTACGCCCGGACCGTCCCCACCGCCATCGACCAGGCGCTCGACGCGTTGATCGACAACGCGGTGAAGTTCAGCGGCGCCGGGGGAGAGGTGACGGTGAGCGTCCGCCCGGCCGACGGGGGCACCGCCCTGGAGGTGCGGGACACCGGCCCGGGCATGACCGCGAGCCAGCTCGACCAGGCCACCGAGCGGTTCTGGCGGGCCCCGGACGTGCAGAACGTCGACGGCGCCGGGCTGGGGCTCACCATCGTCGCGGTGCTGGTGGACGCCTCGGACGGCCGGCTCACCATGCGCCAGGGGGAGCCCCGGGGGCTGGTCGCGGAGCTGTGGTTCCCGGCCCCGGAGGAGGTCGGCGTCGACGAGGTGGGCGCGGCCGGGGCCGGGTCCGCCGAGCCGGTCGGCTCCGACGCCGGTTAAGGCTTGCTCGACCGGTACCAGGCGGCGGCGCCGGGATGCAGCGGCAGCGGGGTGGTGGCGATCGCCGAGCGGGGGCTCATCCGGCCGGCCGCCGGGTGGGCGGCGGCCAGCTCCGCCCGGCGCTCCATCAGCAGCCGGGTCACCTCGCGGACCAGCGCCTCGGGCAGGTCGGCGCGGACGATCAGGTAGTTCGGGTTCGCCACCGTGCTGACCGGCGGCACCCCGTACACCGACCGGGGGACGTCCCGGGTCACGTAGACCTGCCCGTACCCGCGGCGCAGCGGCTCGGTCCACTCCCCTAGGTCGACGATCCGGACGGCGGTGGCCGCGGCCAGCTCCTCGACGGCGCGTACCGGCAGGCCGCCGGAGAAGAAGAAGGCGTCGATCCGGCCGGCGCGCAGCGCGGCGACCGAGTCGTCCAGGCCCAGGTGCTCCTGCCGGACCTCGTCGCCGCCGAGCCGGGCCACGTCCAGCAGCCGGGTGGCGGTGACCTCGGTGCCGGAGCCCTCCGCGCCCACCGAGACCCGCCGCCCGCGCAGGTCGGCCAGCGTCCGCACCGGCGCCCCGGCGGTGGTGACCAGGTGCAGCAGGTCGTCGTAGACCCGGGCCACGGCGAGCACGCCGGGCTGCTCCGGCGGCGCGGTCGGCAGCACGTCGGCCTGGCTGAAGCCCAGTTCGGCCTGGCCGGACCCGACCAGCCGGACGTTCTGCGCGGAGGCGGCGGTGACCACCACGCTGGCCCGCACCCCGGGCAGCTCCCGGTTGAGCACAGCCGCCAGCGACTGCCCGAAGGCGTGGTAGACCGCGGTCGGGCTGCCCGTCGCGATCCGGATCCGCACCGGCTCGGCGCGCTCGTCCCGGCACCCGCCGACCCCGGCCAGCGCGGTCACCAACATCAGCACCATCAGCGGCGCGGCGGCCCGGCGCGGACCGCGGACAGACCAGCTACGGCTCACGGGCTGCACTGTGCGCCGTGCACGCCGCCGCGCGCAAGCCCGGCCGGGTCAGCAGGCGGGGCCGAGGGTGACGCTGTCCAGGATCCGGTCCCGGTGCGGGCCGTGCGCGACGCTCACCACGAAGCAGCCGGCGCCCGGCCGGAGCAGCGCCGGGACGTCCAGCAGGGCGGCGCCGCGGACCAGCACCGCCGCCAGCTCCCGGTCGGTCAGCCGGACACCGAGGATGTGCCGGCGGACGTGCCGGCCGCCGGCCAGCAGCGCCGAGCGCCAGGCCGCGGCGGCCAGCCGGGGACGCCACACCCGCCGGGCGGTGGACGCGCCGGGCACCGGCCCGCCGAGCAGTTCCCGGCGGCCCTGCCGCCAGCCGGCCTCCAGCAGCGTCGCGTACGCCGACCGGTGCTCCCGGGGCACGTACAGCCGGTGCAGCTCGTACCGGCGGCGCAGGCCGCCGGTGGTCAGCTCGTGCTCCACCGGCACGTCGAGCCGGCCGAGCAGCTGCCGCATCCGGTGCGCCGCGTCCTCCCGGTTGAACTCGGCGACCCCGCCCCGGTACGTCACGACGGTCGGGCGGCGGCCGTCGGTGGCCGGCGGCGGGGTGCAACGGACCAGGCAGGCGACCTCGAACGCGTCGGTCAGGGTCAGCCAGTCCAGTGGTGGCGGTGTCGACGGCAGGCGGGGCCGGTCGAGCAGGGTGGTGGGTTCGAGGGCCATCGGACCGCTCCTTGTCGGCGTCGGGTCCCCTAACCGTGGCCCGGTCGCGGGTGCGGCGAAACCGGTCCGCGCCAGCCTTGAGCAAAACTTGCGGCTACAGCTCCGTCACCACCACGTCGAGCTGGCGCGGTCGGCCGGCCGCGACGGGCTGCTCCTCGACCGTGTACTTGAGGTCCCGTAGCGCGCCGACCAGGCTGTCGGCGGTCCGCGGCCGGACCCCGGCGGTGAGCAGGTCCCGGACCAGGCGACCCTTCGTCGCCTTGTTGAAGTGGCTGACCACCGCGCGGGTCGGCACCCCGTCGACCGTCCGCTCGTGCAGCACCCGGACGGTCACCGTCCGGTCGGCCAGCTCGCCCCGCGGGGCCCAGGTCGCCGCGTACGCCCCGGAACGCAGGTCCAGCACCGGACCCGCCCCGGCGGCCGCCGACATCGCCGGGCCCAGCGCCCGCCGCCAGTACGCCGACAACGCGCCGACCCCGGGCAGCCGCGCCCCGACCGGGCACCGGTACGGCGGGATCCGGTCGGTGAGCCGGACGGCGCCCCACAGGCCGGAGCTGATCAGCACCGACCGGCGGGCGGCCCGCTCCGCCGCGGGCGGCAGCGTGGCCAGGTCGAGCGCCTCGTAGAGCACCCCGGTGTAGATCCGGCCGGCCGGCGCGGTGGCCGCCTCCCGCAGCCGGGCGTTGCGGCGCAGCTCGCCGCGCTGCCCCTCGCTGAGGCCGAGCGCCGCCCGGGCCGCCGCCTCGTCCGGGCCGGCGCAGAGCGCCACCAGGGCGGTCAGCACCTCCTCCCGGGCTTCGGTGAGCTCCGGCAGGGAGAGCCGGGACGGGTCGAGCCGCCGGCCGGTGCCGGCGTCGGCCTTCCCCTCCGAGGGCGGCAGCAGGATCAGCACCGGGTCAGCGTACGGCCCGGGCTCAGCGCCAGGGCCGCACGGCCGCCTCCGGGTGGTACACGCGATACCCGCCGACCTCGCTGACGACGGCGGCGTCGGCCCGGTCGCCGAGCAGCCGGCGCAGCCCCCGCTCCGCCGACGACCCCACCGCTAGCACGTACCCCGGCCGGTCCGCCCGGCCCACCCGCTTCCAGTACGCCGGGTAGCGGTTCTGCCCCGGGGTCAGGTTGCCGTCGAGGACCCCGCAGACCACCGCCTCGCCGGTGTTGAAGATCAGTCGATTGCAGGTCCAGTAGTCGCCGTACACCTCGCGCAGGCCGGCCCCGCGCACCGCGTCGGCCAGCTCGCGGGCCTGCCGCTCCTCCGCGCGCAGCGAGCCGGCGTCGGCGACGAAACGCCCGGTGGCCGCCACGGCGGTGCCGGTGAGTACGAGCAGCGCCACCGTTGCCACCGCGCCGCCGAGCCGGCGGGCCGCCGCCGCCCCGTCCCGCCCGGGCCGGCCCGCCGCCCCGGCCGCGCCCCGCCGGACCCGGGTCGCCGCCAGCCAGAGCGGCCAGAGCACCGCCGGCAGGGAGATCTGCAGCACCGACAGGTAGCGGGAGTTGGCCAGCGGGTCGGTCGCGGCGAGCGGGCTGCGGACGTACGCGAGCAGGGTCAACCCGGCGCCGGCGACCAGGGCGAGCTGCGCGACCGCCCGGACCCGGTCGGCCCGGTGGCCGGCCCGCCGGTACGCGACCACGGCGAGCAGCGCGGCGGCCACCAGCAGCACCGGGTAGAGCAGCCCGAACCACTGCTGCCAGCGGGCGCAGCCGTCCATCGGGCAGAGCCCGGAGGCCAGCGGCACCCCCTCCAGCAGCCCGCCGCGCAGCCGCTCCGACCAGGGTGGCACCGGCCCGGCCTTGGTGCTGATCTCCCGGAACACCGACAGCGAGTCCTGCCCGTCCGGGGCCACCAGGTTGTCCTTGACCATCGGCGACACCCCGAGCAGGAACCCGGCCACCAGCAGCACCCCCGGCCAGCCCACCAGGTCGCGGGGCGCGGCCCAGACCAGCAGCAGCCCGGCCGCCACCAGGTACGGCACGATAAGCCAGTCCGACCAGAGCGCCGCCCCGGCGAGCAGCCCGAACAGGCCGGTGGCCAGCCAGCGGTGCCGGACCCGGCGCTCGGCGAGGGCCACCGCGATCAGCAGCATCGCCACCACCGCCGGCTTCACCTCGGGCCGGCCGCCGACCACGGTCAGCTGGTCCCGGACCACCCGCTCCGAGCCGAGCGCCAGCACGCCGACGACCAGGACGGCGAACCACGGGGAGCAGAGCCGGCGGGTGAGGCGGTACATCAGCCAGAGGAAGAGCGCGTAGAGCACGAGCAGCGGCAGCCGCAGCACCGGCCAGCTCGGCCCGGCCAGCCCGATCAGGGGCGCCGCCAGGTAGGACTCCAGCACCCCCATGTAGCGCTGGCCGTAGAGGAAGACCGGCCGGTCCCGGCCGGCGGCGATGTGCATCGCGGCCAGGCCGAACGTCGCCTCGTCGCTGTTGGAGGCGGGCAGGGTGAGCAGGGTCAGCACCAGCCGGTAGCCGACCCCGGCCAGCCCGAGCAGCAGCGCGACGAGCGCCGGCCGGTCGAACGCCGGGCGCCACCGCCCCGGGTCCTGCACTGGTGTCGACACGACCACGCCCCCGTCGTCGTCCCGACCGCAGTTTGTCACGGTGACGACCGGCGGCGAGGTGGATCGGCGGAGTTCACCCGGGCCGCCTCGCGTGGCCGCTCTCGCTCAGGTGTGGCAGGGTTGCAGCGTGCCACCCACACCCGCTGGCCAACTGGCCGTACCGAACCTGCACCGGGCCGCGCGGATCGAGGACGCCGTGCACAACCTGGTGGAACGCCGGCTGCGGCGCACCGGGTGGAAGGTCAACATCATCGCGTACGCCGGTTACGGCGGCCCGGGCTGGGCGCGAGTGCTCTGCCGGGTGCTGCTCGGCCGGCCGGACACCCGCCAGCAAGGCCGGCTGGAGAAGGTACGCGGCTGGCGCAGCTTCGCCACCCTGCCCGCCAAGCACGCCACCATCACCATCGAGGCCGGCGGCGTACGGCACGAGGCGACCGCCGACCGCAGCGGATTCGTCGACACCGTCATCGAGGCCGACTTCGCCCCCGGCTG from Micromonospora kangleipakensis includes these protein-coding regions:
- a CDS encoding response regulator transcription factor; this encodes MRILLVEDDRRVAAALSSALTRRGYEVEHAATVAAALSAAPCDLVLLDLTLPDGDGTDLCRELRRRSSTLGIIAVTARGEERDRVLGLRLGADDYVVKPFSMVELQARIEAVLRRAAHTAPERNLIEVGVIRIDVGGRTVSVAGRPVALTRKEFDILVSLARQPGVAVPRDRILLDVWGTTWADRHTVEVHVGSLRGKLGDPTLVETVRGVGYRLRGE
- a CDS encoding TAXI family TRAP transporter solute-binding subunit, whose translation is MVLMLVTALAGVGGCRDERAEPVRIRIATGSPTAVYHAFGQSLAAVLNRELPGVRASVVVTAASAQNVRLVGSGQAELGFSQADVLPTAPPEQPGVLAVARVYDDLLHLVTTAGAPVRTLADLRGRRVSVGAEGSGTEVTATRLLDVARLGGDEVRQEHLGLDDSVAALRAGRIDAFFFSGGLPVRAVEELAAATAVRIVDLGEWTEPLRRGYGQVYVTRDVPRSVYGVPPVSTVANPNYLIVRADLPEALVREVTRLLMERRAELAAAHPAAGRMSPRSAIATTPLPLHPGAAAWYRSSKP
- the yaaA gene encoding peroxide stress protein YaaA translates to MLILLPPSEGKADAGTGRRLDPSRLSLPELTEAREEVLTALVALCAGPDEAAARAALGLSEGQRGELRRNARLREAATAPAGRIYTGVLYEALDLATLPPAAERAARRSVLISSGLWGAVRLTDRIPPYRCPVGARLPGVGALSAYWRRALGPAMSAAAGAGPVLDLRSGAYAATWAPRGELADRTVTVRVLHERTVDGVPTRAVVSHFNKATKGRLVRDLLTAGVRPRTADSLVGALRDLKYTVEEQPVAAGRPRQLDVVVTEL
- a CDS encoding sensor histidine kinase codes for the protein MRRRLVISYLLLMVLVLLALETPLAATLASRETDRVRADRLADATRFASLAGPALRGGGPGPLDGELGAYDELYGIGAAVVDRDGRTVVASTSWRPGHGTASALDTALSGQQFSGPESVWPWADGPVVVAVPINDGGEVLGAVVTATPVDRVRRTVTSWWLLLAGMGLLAVLACVSTAFGLAGWVLRPVTELDAVTHEIAEGDRGARVRPRLGPPELRRLAASFNNMADAVSDVMDRQRAFVAHASHQLRNPLTALRLRVEELGPSLTDPDGRAEHRLALEETDRLARVLDALLTLARAEREENQRVTVDAAELAASRVTAWQPLARHRSVALRLVTVDAPAYARTVPTAIDQALDALIDNAVKFSGAGGEVTVSVRPADGGTALEVRDTGPGMTASQLDQATERFWRAPDVQNVDGAGLGLTIVAVLVDASDGRLTMRQGEPRGLVAELWFPAPEEVGVDEVGAAGAGSAEPVGSDAG